A stretch of the Paramormyrops kingsleyae isolate MSU_618 chromosome 16, PKINGS_0.4, whole genome shotgun sequence genome encodes the following:
- the obsl1b gene encoding obscurin isoform X2 has translation MDVFGGAPRFLAYPRPVVVQSGTDAALKCQIGGDPRPAVIWERNNKQIHPEGRYRLFEDGNVYNLIISGASMEDSGQYICKAKNSIGETYAAATLKVEGEAQEMELREENKPRFLIKPLSTRVGRGEDAVFSCKLWGNPRPEVVWEKDGKKLSEIFESTHFSVGYQDGGWFQLKIFKTRAPDGGVYTCKARNEFGEGLAGAVLLVDAGPGHEEESTRNGYANGHWKPHQSKQRGGRQVATRVKEDPLPSSAKVKMFAVTEGKHAKFRCFVTGKPKPEIIWRKDGRLILSGRRYLLYEDREGYFTLKVLYCKQQDNGVYVCAASNTAGQTLSAVHLSVKEPLVRFKQPLTDLEVWERDLAILECEVPEDSVPTTWYLEDRRLQPGAKYGMEEWGTKRRLTIRDIGADDDGIYLCEMADGGRSIAEVSVRGTIVRKLPRKVDVLEGENAAFCVEVEEEEMDIHWYKDGVELRETHQTILKSFGKTHILVFVNTSPQDSGMVTFIVGRSKTSSHLRVKSVRHSPPSCPINVQINLERANAALLSWVPAHDSRRNPPSGYVLERQEVGSQEWLQCLTTDSATSVEILGDSVPCEADYRFRICSVNKYGKSGHVDFPRAAHLVPVAKIQAPLQDALVPEGQDASFTIDLSASVIGTWFLNGTQIQDDDRFLMRRSRTHHSLRIRGVQEADNGAEITFIAYGVRDSAALYIQAPLVKFKPLSEMDRNKFIEVGNPIVLYCELSDPQAPVHWYKNGVELHTSDNLHIQSEGTMRRIVIPSAEFSHSGVYSCDAIDDVIRFNVEVEAPPVRFFSIPEVERNKSFEAGQPIVLQCELSDATAQVCWYKDGIELHSKTGIDIQSDGNMRTLIVRSADFIHSGVYTCKTKGDAIKFIVDIKAPLLRFTALSETEKNKSIEAGCPIVLQCELSDPTAQVCWYKDGSELHPHSGTDIQSEGSVRTLTVQSAEPLHSGLYSCQTKDDSVQFHVDIKESPPVALPLRFSAVPEVKKPKSVEPGCPIVLQHELSPPNAQVCGYEDGKELHPQAGIDNQTNGITRTVVVQTSEFSNSGTNNCETKDDAIQFNLDLQAPPVRFSSVPEAEKNKSIEAGQPIVLQCERSDPSVCWYTDGTQQLPKADLDIQSEGITRTLSVQSAELSHTGMYSCKTTDDDLHLNVEVAEKLPHSGECSCEISDDAVQSTVDNKAPPMTFSTIPEAEGQLKSIEAGNPIVLHCELSNPTAQVCWYKDGKQLHPQAGLEIQSVDSVRRLIIESASFFHSGVYSCDTADDVITFKVDVEAPSERFSAVPEVEKSKPIETDSPILWQCQPSAPHRQTEKDETKCRPQAELDIQSEDRMRRLAAQSELCHSQEYSCEVDDDLLTLKVDVKAPSTKFKVVPELERCTSVNVGCPIVLHCEVSDPTTQVSWYKNVTELLSKPGQDIKSEGTTRQLIIQSAELSHTGLYSCEAMDDAVQFNVNVKESIVPTLRFSAIPELEKNKSIEAGQPIDLQCELSDSSAQVCWYKDGMELQPKTGIDIQSNDNMRRLVIQSADFIHSGVYSCKTEGDAVEFNVDVKAPPVRFKDLSEAEKIKSIEEGCPIVLQCEISDPTAQVWWYKDGIELHPQVGIDIQSDGNIRKLTVQSAEMSHTGLYVCAVVEDDITFKVVVQAPLVKFSDVPEAQRHKYVKPGCPIILQCEVSDPSAQVQWYKDGIELYSKTGMNFQLEENIRKLTIDSAETSHSGVYKCVALDDVITFKVDVQAPPVKFSDVPEAQRHKCVKQGCPIILQCEISDSAAKVWWYKDGMQLHQKLGLDIQSDGNIRKLTVQSAEISHSGVYSCGAVDDAIAFKVDVQAPPVKFSDVPEAQRHKSVKPGCPIILQCEVSDPTAQVCWSKDGIELHPKTGINIQSEGTMRTLIIQSADICHSGVYSCNTMDDIIQFYVDIKASTAILSPIPASEKSKSIEAGCPTEAQCELSDPNSQVWKTDGTELHPQTGINVQIEDIQRTMPVPLAEIAKAGLNSCKTTDNVLKFTVDNEAPSVKFVELPEVERHESVEAGQPIILPCELSDPSDQVWYKDGTELPKLGINIQSEVNIRTQVIQSADFCHSGIYSCNTGDDATQFYVDSKALPERLASIPEVEMNKSIEPGCPIVLQCELSDPTAEVSWYKDGIELSPQVGIDMLSHGNSRTLSVRSAELCHTGVYSCKTKDNVIHFNVDIKAASPRFIELPEAERNKCVEAGSPITLQCVVTDASALVCWSKDGVELIPNKETDIQSDGTMRGVAIRSAELCHSGVYSCVLADDVMTFMLDVQAPPVKFSAVPEVERYKSVEAGQPIVLQCKLSDPTAQVKWYKDGIELSSQNGTDIQSDGSIRRLVIQSAQLSHSGEFSCDAVDDVIAFEVKVEAPPVRFSAVPEVEKNKSIEAGQPIVLQCELSDPTAQVCWYKDGIQLHPKTGIDIKSEGTMRTLIIQSADLSGVYSCKTADDLSEFYVDVKAPLVTFVEMPEENLQKNVVELDPLVLHCELSRPDAATQWYKDGVEIKPGNNIIMKADGTQRQLIIQTTQLSDSGTYTCRAGDNTLLFKVSIREPPVMIVYPKEDVHLDRYVSEEIVLSCELSRQNGTVNWYKDGQKLQESENIKIKSEGPYRRLKILHGTAEDSGEYVCDTADDSIFFQLNITEAPVRIVSPSQSQMELCQQTSERVVLSCELSRANAPVRWYRDGLEVEENDNLILEVDGIYRRLIIPETTVQDSAEYVCDTADDSVTFFVNIAEPPVRFVRPRKMASTVESIVGDPVVLECEVSRASAQVSWKKDGEEMEESRNITIIEDGISRQLTIRSSRLEDSGQYICDAKDDVMDFTVKISEKPVKILSKSNTTEQQFETSEDIVLECELSRANGIAKWYKDGENIVENERFYFEEDGTFRSLVIMNAELTDSGKYVCDVRDDKIVFHVTVKEPPVTILGNSGSPEHHSLLAGDDLILECEVSRASATVDWYSDGKLLSSDSRTHIESYGTVRKLVLSRLQPSDSGTYTCDAIDDKMSTIVKVQETPLKFLDKPESNIITAYEKESVTFNVKVSQDNATLQWLKELKQLTGDRIHTRSEGNTHFLTITDLQRSDSGRYTCDASTDQMHFNLTVKAFRVTFVRPLENTVAQKDGLITLQCELNETKGDVLWLKDGQEITPSCRLAIRAEGRARSLTIRNISERDAGEYTCESKDDRTSARMIVETPRVVEFIAELYNTTVLEGEDATFKCMVSPEDVQVVWYRDGQPITPDERFTVSSNGLCHTVHIHNCQVSDSCRITAMAEGLKSEASLKVQETQVLFTKKMESVKSEEYGEATFVVEVNMEAGEVQWMRQGVVIQSGPKFTLKQVGRKRSLTIHKLSLSDQGMYRCETLHDCTRGELTVEPRKVTIRKRLAQIETFERETASFEVELSHSNVEGVWQKDGVRLKPSNYCRMSTKGCVHSLTVLNLSMEDTGTITFSAGNVGTFARLVVKELPVTIVKKMEDLRLPEGSMASLECELSKQNADVKWLKNGIVVKPDKNHRIYSMGRKRFLQILKCDQSDTGIYTCDAGDTTASCSLDIYERQVEVVHGLEDLDIQEDQNAVFVCEVSVADVPGEWYKNGEEIRPTSTIKIRQEGTKHFLLICNVKAEDSGEIKFVAKQAESIAYLEVEALPMTIVNPLRDTTVVEKSRVVLDCTVSNPRSSIRWYHGNNVVLPSEHFEICSEGCYRKLVIQQVSLEDGGVYSVQVGEHISSAQLTVKACTSN, from the exons ATGGATGTATTTGGTGGTGCGCCCCGTTTTTTGGCCTACCCTCGCCCCGTAGTCGTGCAAAGCGGTACTGATGCTGCCCTGAAATGCCAGATTGGCGGAGACCCTCGTCCAGCTGTCATCTGGGAGAGGAACAACAAGCAGATTCACCCCGAGGGCCGCTATCGTCTGTTCGAAGATGGAAACGTCTACAATCTCATCATATCCGGAGCAAGTATGGAGGACAGTGGCCAGTACATCTGTAAGGCTAAGAACAGTATTGGGGAGACCTATGCGGCTGCCACTTTGAAGGTGGAGGGTGAGGCGCAGGAGATGGAGCTACGAGAGGAAAACAAACCGCGCTTTCTCATCAAGCCCCTCTCAACCAGGGTGGGCCGTGGAGAGGATGCTGTCTTCTCATGCAAACTTTGGGGTAATCCCCGACCTGAAGTGGTTTGGGAGAAGGATGGAAAAAAGCTCAGTGAGATCTTTGAGAGTACACATTTCAGTGTGGGCTACCAGGATGGGGGCTGGTTTCAGCTTAAGATTTTTAAGACTCGGGCTCCTGATGGTGGAGTATATACATGCAAGGCTAGAAATGAGTTTGGAGAGGGATTAGCAGGGGCTGTGCTGTTAGTTGATGCAGGCCCTGGACATGAAGAGGAGAGTACCCGGAATGGGTACGCTAACGGCCACTGGAAACCCCATCAGAGCAAACAacgggggggcagacaggtggCCACACGGGTAAAAGAGGACCCCCTTCCCAGTTCGGCGAAAGTGAAAATGTTTGCAGTTACAGAAGGAAAACACGCCAAGTTTCGATGCTTTGTGACAGGAAAACCAAAACCGGAGATAATCTGGCGGAAAGACGGGAGGCTGATCCTGTCTGGGCGCCGTTATCTGTTGTATGAAGACCGAGAAGGTTATTTCACGCTCAAAGTGCTCTACTGTAAACAACAGGACAATGGGGTTTATGTCTGTGCAGCATCCAACACGGCAGGACAGACCCTCAGCGCTGTGCATCTCTCCGTGAAAG AGCCCCTTGTACGGTTCAAGCAACCACTCACTGATCTTGAGGTATGGGAGCGGGACCTAGCCATCTTGGAGTGTGAGGTCCCTGAGGACTCAGTGCCTACGACATGGTACCTAGAGGACCGGCGGCTACAGCCGGGGGCCAAGTACGGGATGGAAGAATGGGGTACAAAACGACGCCTAACTATCCGCGACATCGGAGCAGACGATGACGGCATCTATCTGTGCGAGATGGCAGATGGAGGGCGGAGCATTGCTGAAGTATCTGTCAGAG GAACGATTGTGCGCAAGCTTCCACGAAAAGTGGATGTTCTTGAAGGGGAAAATGCTGCCTTTTGtgtggaggtggaggaggaagaaaTGGACATCCACTGGTACAAAGATGGAGTTGAGCTCAgagagactcatcagaccattTTAAAGTCCTTCGGCAAAACTCACATCCTAGTTTTTGTCAACACCTCGCCCCAAGATTCCGGCATGGTGACTTTCATCGTGGGCAGATCGAAGACGTCGTCGCATCTCAGGGTGAAAT CTGTCAGACACAGCCCGCCCAGTTGTCCGATCAATGTTCAAATTAATTTGGAACGTGCCAATGCTGCCCTCCTTTCCTGGGTCCCAGCACATGACTCCCGCAGAAACCCACCTTCAGGATATGTCCTTGAGAGACAGGAGGTCGGCTCCCAGGAGTGGCTGCAGTGTCTGACCACGGACTCGGCCACTTCAGTGGAAATACTTGGGGACAGCGTGCCCTGTGAGGCGGACTACAGGTTCCGCATCTGTAGTGTCAACAAGTATGGCAAGAGTGGCCATGTGGACTTCCCCAGAGCGGCCCACCTTG TCCCAGTAGCCAAAATACAAGCACCCTTGCAAGATGCTCTTGTCCCAGAAGGTCAGGATGCTTCTTTCACAATCGACCTTTCAGCCTCTGTTATCGGAACGTGGTTTCTAAATGGTACCCAAATCCAGGATGATGACAGATTTTTAATGCGACGGTCTCGAACACACCATTCCCTGCGTATTCGCGGGGTGCAAGAGGCAGACAATGGAGCGGAAATCACTTTTATTGCCTATGGCGTAAGAGATTCTGCTGCACTCTACATTCAAG CACCACTGGTGAAATTTAAACCCCTCTCAGAGATGGATCGGAATAAATTTATTGAAGTTGGCAACCCAATCGTGCTGTATTGTGAGTTGTCGGATCCTCAGGCACCAGTCCACTGGTACAAAAATGGGGTGGAGCTACACACATCTGATAATCTTCACATCCAATCAGAGGGAACTATGAGGAGGATTGTCATCCCTTCAGCTGAGTTCTCCCATTCAGGAGTGTACAGCTGTGATGCCATCGATGATGTCATCAGATTCAATGTGGAAGTAGAAG CTCCACCAGTGAGGTTCTTCTCAATACCTGAAGTAGAGAGGAACAAGTCATTTGAAGCAGGTCAGCCCATTGTGCTGCAGTGTGAGCTCTCAGACGCCACGGCCCAGGTCTGCTGGTATAAGGATGGAATAGAGCTTCACTCAAAGACTGGAATAGACATCCAATCAGATGGAAATATGAGAACCTTGATTGTCCGGTCAGCtgattttatccattctggagtaTATACCTGCAAGACAAAGGGTGATGCCATCAAGTTTATTGTGGACATAAAAG CTCCACTACTGAGGTTCACTGCACTGTCTGAAACAGAGAAGAACAAGTCCATTGAAGCAGGCTGCCCGATCGTACTACAGTGTGAGCTCTCAGACCCAACTGCTCAGGTGTGCTGGTACAAAGATGGATCAGAACTGCACCCACACAGTGGAACAGACATCCAATCAGAAGGCAGCGTCAGAACTCTGACTGTACAGTCAGCAGAACCTTTGCACTCTGGGTTATACAGTTGCCAAACAAAGGATGATTCCGTACAGTTTCATGTGGACATCAAAG AATCACCACCAGTAGCTCTACCACTGAGGTTCTCAGCTGTTCCTGAAGTAAAGAAACCGAAGTCCGTTGAACCAGGCTGCCCCATTGTACTGCAGCACGAGCTCTCACCCCCCAATGCCCAGGTCTGCGGGTACGAGGACGGAAAAGAGCTCCACCCACAAGCTGGTATAGACAACCAAACAAATGGCATCACGAGGACAGTAGTTGTCCAGACATCCGAGTTCTCCAATTCTGGAACAAACAATTGTGAGACAAAGGATGATGCCATTCAGTTTAACCTAGATTTACAAG CCCCACCAGTGAGGTTCTCATCTGTTCCTGAAGCAGAGAAAAACAAGTCCATTGAAGCAGGCCAGCCCATTGTACTACAGTGTGAGCGCTCAGACCCCTCAGTCTGCTGGTACACAGATGGGACACAACAATTACCAAAAGCTGATCTTGACATACAATCAGAAGGCATCACAAGGACACTGTCAGTCCAGTCAGCTGAGTTATCTCACACTGGGATGTACAGCTGTAAGACTACTGATGATGACCTCCACTTAAATGTGGAAGTTGCAG AAAAGTTGCCTCACTCTGGGGAGTGCAGTTGTGAGATATCTGATGACGCTGTCCAGAGCACCGTGGATAACAAAG CTCCACCAATGACGTTTTCAACTATTCCTGAAGCTGAGGGGCAATTGAAGTCAATTGAAGCAGGCAACCCAATAGTACTACATTGTGAGCTCTCAAACCCCACTGCCCAGGTCTGCTGGTACAAGGATGGAAAGCAGCTCCACCCACAAGCAGGGCTAGAGATCCAATCAGTAGATTCTGTAAGGAGATTGATTATCGAATCAGCAAGCTTCTTTCACTCTGGGGTGTACAGCTGTGATACTGCTGATGATGTCATAACTTTCAAGGTGGATGTTGAAG CACCTTCAGAGAGATTCTCAGCAGTTCCTGAAGTAGAGAAGAGCAAGCCCATTGAAACAGACAGCCCAATACTGTGGCAATGCCAGCCCTCAGCACCACATAGGCAAACAGAAAAGGATGAAACAAAGTGCAGACCACAAGCCGAATTGGACATTCAGTCTGAAGACCGCATGAGAAGATTGGCTGCCCAGTCAGAGCTCTGTCACTCACAGGAATACAGTTGTGAAGTGGATGATGATCTCTTAACACTTAAGGTGGATGTTAAAG CTCCATCAACCAAGTTCAAAGTGGTTCCTGAACTAGAGAGGTGTACATCGGTCAACGTCGGCTGTCCCATTGTGTTGCACTGTGAGGTCTCAGACCCGACTACCCAGGTATCCTGGTACAAGAATGTCACTGAGCTCCTCTCAAAGCCTGGACAAGATATCAAATCAGAAGGCACCACAAGACAGCTCATCATTCAGTCCGCAGAGCTTTCTCACACAGGATTGTACAGCTGTGAGGCAATGGATGATGCTGTCCAGTTTAATGTGAACGTCAAAG AGTCCATAGTGCCAACATTGAGATTTTCAGCGATTCCAGAATTAGAGAAGAACAAGTCCATTGAAGCAGGCCAGCCCATTGACCTACAGTGTGAGCTCTCAGACTCAAGCGCCCAGGTCTGCTGGTACAAGGATGGGATGGAACTTCAGCCAAAGACTGGAATAGACATCCAATCAAATGACAATATGAGAAGACTGGTTATTCAGTCTGCtgattttatccattctggggTATACAGCTGCAAGACAGAGGGTGATGCTGTCGAGTTTAATGTGGACGTCAAAG CTCCCCCAGTGAGATTCAAAGATCTTTCTGAAGCTGAGAAGATCAAGTCCATTGAAGAAGGCTGCCCCATTGTACTACAGTGTGAGATTTCAGACCCTACTGCACAGGTCTGGTGGTACAAGGATGGAATAGAACTCCACCCACAAGTTGGAATAGACATCCAATCAGACGGGAACATCAGGAAACTGACTGTCCAATCAGCAGAAATGTCACACACAGGACTGTATGTCTGTGCAGTTGTGGAGGATGACATTACATTTAAAGTGGTTGTTCAAG CCCCACTGGTGAAGTTCTCAGATGTTCCTGAAGCTCAAAGGCACAAGTATGTGAAGCCAGGCTGCCCCATAATACTGCAGTGCGAGGTCTCAGACCCCAGTGCCCAAGTCCAGTGGTACAAGGATGGAATAGAGCTCTACTCAAAGACTGGAATGAACTTCCAGTTAGAAGAAAACATCAGGAAACTGACTATCGATTCAGCAGAAACATCACACTCAGGAGTTTACAAATGTGTGGCTCTGGACGATGTTATTACGTTTAAAGTCGATGTTCAAG CTCCACCTGTGAAGTTCTCAGATGTTCCAGAAGCTCAAAGGCACAAGTGTGTTAAGCAGGGCTGCCCCATAATACTGCAGTGTGAAATCTCAGATTCCGCTGCCAAGGTCTGGTGGTACAAGGACGGAATGCAGCTCCACCAAAAACTTGGTCTAGACATCCAATCAGATGGGAATATCAGGAAACTGACCGTCCAATCAGCAGAAATATCACACTCAGGAGTGTACAGCTGTGGAGCTGTTGATGATGCAATTGCATTTAAAGTGGATGTTCAAG CTCCACCTGTGAAGTTCTCAGATGTTCCTGAAGCTCAAAGACACAAGAGTGTTAAGCCAGGCTGCCCCATAATACTGCAGTGTGAGGTCTCAGACCCCACTGCCCAGGTCTGCTGGTCCAAGGATGGAATAGAGCTCCACCCAAAGACTGGAATAAACATCCAATCAGAAGGCACCATGAGGACACTGATTATCCAGTCAGCAGACATCTGTCACTCTGGAGTATACAGCTGTAATACAATGGATGATATCATCCAATTTTATGTGGACATCAAAG CTTCAACAGCAATTTTGTCACCGATTCCTGCATCTGAGAAGAGCAAGTCAATTGAAGCAGGCTGTCCCACTGAAGCACAGTGTGAGCTCTCAGATCCGAACTCTCAGGTTTGGAAAACAGATGGAACAGAACTCCACCCGCAAACTGGAATAAATGTCCAAATAGAAGACATCCAAAGGACAATGCCAGTCCCTTTAGCTGAAATAGCCAAAGCTGGACTGAACAGCTGCAAGACAACAGATAATGTTTTGAAGTTTACTGTGGACAATGAAG CTCCATCAGTGAAGTTCGTAGAACTTCCAGAAGTAGAGAGGCACGAATCTGTTGAGGCAGGTCAACCTATTATACTACCATGTGAGCTCTCAGACCCCTCTGACCAGGTCTGGTACAAGGATGGAACCGAACTCCCAAAGCTTGGAATTAATATCCAATCAGAAGTCAACATAAGAACACAGGTTATCCAATCAGCAGACTTCTGTCACTCTGGAATATACAGCTGTAACACAGGGGATGATGCCACCCAGTTTTATGTGGACAGCAAAG CTCTGCCAGAGAGACTCGCTTCAATTCCTGAAGTAGAGATGAACAAGTCCATTGAACCAGGATGCCCCATTGTACTACAGTGTGAGCTCTCAGACCCAACTGCCGAGGTCTCCTGGTACAAGGATGGAATAGAGCTCTCTCCACAAGTTGGTATAGACATGCTGTCTCATGGCAACTCAAGGACACTTTCAGTCCGATCAGCTGAGTTATGCCATACCGGAGTGTACAGCTGTAAGACAAAAGATAATGTCATCCATTTTAACGTGGATATTAAAG CTGCATCACCAAGATTCATTGAACTTCCAGAGGCAGAGAGGAACAAGTGCGTCGAAGCCGGCAGCCCCATTACACTACAGTGTGTCGTCACAGACGCCAGTGCCCTTGTCTGCTGGTCCAAGGATGGAGTTGAGCTTATCCCAAATAAAGAAACTGACATTCAGTCAGATGGCACCATGAGGGGAGTGGCCATCCGATCTGCAGAGCTCTGTCACTCTGGGGTATACAGCTGTGTCCTTGCTGATGATGTCATGACATTTATGCTGGATGTTCAAG CTCCACCAGTGAAATTCTCAGCAGTTCCAGAAGTAGAGCGGTACAAATCAGTTGAAGCAGGCCAGCCCATTGTACTACAGTGCAAGCTGTCAGATCCCACTGCCCAGGTTAAGTGGTACAAGGATGGAATAGAGCTCTCTTCACAAAATGGAACAGACATCCAATCAGATGGTTCCATAAGGAGACTGGTCATCCAATCAGCACAGCTTTCACATTCTGGGGAGTTCAGCTGTGATGCTGTCGATGATGTCATTGCATTCGAGGTGAAGGTCGAAG CTCCACCAGTGAGGTTCTCAGCTGTTCCTGAAGTAGAGAAGAACAAGTCCATTGAAGCAGGCCAGCCCATTGTACTACAGTGTGAGCTCTCAGACCCCACTGCCCAGGTCTGCTGGTATAAGGATGGAATACAGCTTCACCCAAAGACTGGAATAGATATCAAATCAGAAGGCACCATGAGGACACTGATTATCCAATCAGCAGACCTTTCTGGGGTTTACAGTTGTAAAACAGCTGATGATCTCAGTGAATTTTATGTGGATGTTAAAG CACCTCTTGTTACATTTGTGGAAATGCCTGAAGAGAATCTACAGAAAAATGTTGTGGAACTAGATcctcttgtcttgcactgtgaACTCTCAAGACCTGATGCCGCCACTCAGTGGTATAAGGATGGGGTCGAGATTAAACCAGGCAACAATATAATCATGAAAGCAGATGGGACCCAAAGGCAACTAATTATCCAGACAACTCAGctttcagacagtggaacataCACATGCCGTGCAGGAGACAATACACTTCTATTCAAAGTTAGCATACGAG AGCCTCCTGTGATGATTGTCTATCCCAAAGAAGATGTCCACCTTGATCGTTATGTCTCGGAGGAAATAGTGTTAAGCTGTGAGTTGTCGCGTCAAAATGGAACAGTGAACTGGTATAAGGATGGCCAGAAGCTCCAGGAAAGCGAGAACATCAAAATAAAGTCTGAAGGCCCATATAGGAGACTCAAAATTCTTCATGGCACTGCAGAAGATTCTGGAGAATATGTGTGCGATACTGCAGATGACTCTATCTTTTTTCAACTCAATATAACTG AGGCTCCTGTCCGCATCGTCTCCCCCAGCCAGTCTCAAATGGAATTGTGCCAGCAAACTTCGGAGCGGGTGGTTTTGAGTTGTGAACTCTCAAGAGCTAATGCACCGGTACGCTGGTACCGTGATGGTCTCGAGGTTGAAGAAAACGACAATCTTATCCTGGAGGTCGATGGGATCTACAGACGACTCATCATCCCCGAGACCACAGTGCAGGACTCTGCTGAATATGTGTGTGACACAGCTGATGACTCTGTGACCTTCTTTGTGAATATTGCAG AACCACCAGTAAGGTTTGTGCGCCCCAGAAAGATGGCAAGCACTGTGGAAAGTATTGTTGGGGATCCAGTAGTGCTTGAGTGTGAGGTGTCACGAGCAAGTGCCCAAGTGAGCTGGAAAAAGGATGGAGAGGAGATGGAAGAAAGCAGAAACATCACCATTATTGAAGATGGTATTTCCCGCCAATTAACCATACGCTCATCGAGATTGGAGGATTCAGGCCAATATATTTGTGATGCGAAAGACGATGTGATGGATTTTACAGTAAAAATCAGTG AGAAACCAGTAAAAATCCTGAGCAAAAGCAACACAACAGAGCAGCAGTTTGAGACTTCTGAAGATATTGTCTTGGAGTGTGAGCTCTCTAGAGCGAATGGCATTGCCAAATGGTACAAAGATGGTGAGAATATAGTAGAAAATGAGCGTTTCTACTTTGAGGAGGATGGAACTTTCCGTTCACTAGTCATCATGAATGCTGAGCTCACAGACTCTGGAAAATATGTCTGTGATGTCAGAGATGACAAGATTGTCTTCCATGTTACTGTAAAAG AACCTCCAGTTACAATCCTGGGCAACTCAGGCAGCCCAGAGCATCATAGCCTGTTAGCAGGAGATGACCTCATCTTGGAGTGTGAAGTCTCTCGAGCTAGCGCTACTGTGGATTGGTACAGCGACGGAAAGCTTTTGAGCTCAGATTCTCGTACCCATATTGAGAGCTATGGAACCGTCAGGAAGCTTGTCCTATCAAGGCTGCAGCCCTCAGACTCAGGGACGTACACATGCGATGCTATTGATGACAAGATGAGCACCATAGTAAAAGTTCAAG AAACGCCCCTCAAGTTCTTAGACAAACCAGAGTCAAACATAATCACGGCTTATGAAAAGGAAAGCGTGACATTCAATGTAAAGGTGTCTCAGGACAATGCCACACTACAATGGCTAAAGGAGTTGAAACAGTTAACAGGAGACCGTATCCATACAAGAAGTGAGGGGAACACTCACTTCCTAACCATTACAGATTTACAGCGGTCTGACAGTGGCAGGTACACTTGTGATGCCAGCACTGATCAGATGCACTTCAATCTAACAGTGAAAG CATTCAGAGTGACATTTGTAAGGCCACTGGAAAATACAGTGGCCCAAAAGGACGGCCTTATCACACTACAGTGTGAGCTCAATGAAACCAAAGGAGATGTGCTCTGGCTGAAAGATGGTCAGGAGATCACTCCCAGTTGCCGACTGGCCATCCGGGCAGAAGGCCGAGCTCGTAGCCTGACCATCCGTAACATAAGTGAGAGAGACGCTGGGGAGTATACCTGCGAATCAAAAGATGATAGAACATCTGCCAGGATGATAGTGGAAA CACCTCGAGTTGTGGAGTTCATTGCTGAACTATACAACACCACCGTCCTTGAAGGGGAAGATGCCACATTTAAGTGTATGGTCTCCCCGGAGGACGTACAGGTGGTGTGGTACAGGGATGGCCAGCCGATCACTCCGGATGAGAGGTTTACAGTGTCCAGTAACGGGCTGTGCCACACAGTGCACATCCACAACTGCCAAGTCTCTGACAGCTGTAGGATCACTGCAATGGCTGAAGGGTTAAAGTCAGAAGCCAGCCTAAAGGTCCAAG AGACACAGGTGCTGTTCACTAAGAAAATGGAGTCTGTGAAATCTGAAGAATATGGAGAGGCCACCTTTGTGGTGGAAGTGAACATGGAGGCTGGGGAGGTGCAGTGGATGAGGCAGGGTGTGGTCATCCAGTCAGGGCCCAAATTCACTTTGAAGCAGGTCGGTAGGAAGAGGAGCCTCACCATCCACAAGCTGTCCCTCTCAGACCAGGGAATGTACCGCTGTGAAACACTACACGACTGCACACGGGGGGAGCTCACAGTGGAGC